DNA from Serinibacter salmoneus:
TGCCCGTGCAGGCAGGGTTCGCGCTGTTCCTGGCGATCCTGGTCAACCAGAAGATCCGTGGAGTCGTGGCCTTCCGCGTGATCTTCTTCATCCCGGTCGTGACCTCCATCGTGGTGGTCTCGATCCTGTGGAAGTTCATGTACCAGGACGACGGCCTCATCAACAACGCGATCGACACCCTGACGTTCGGCGCGTGGAGCGGGACGGCGTGGTTGCAGAATCCGTCCACCGCGCTCGGCGCGATCATCGTGCTGTCGATCTGGCAGGCCGTCGGCTTCCACATGCTGATCTGGCTCTCGGGGTTGCAGACCATCCCCGAGGAGCTCTACGAGGCCGCCCGGATGGACGGTGCGGGCACCTGGCAACAGTTCGTCAACGTCACCTGGCCGGGCCTGCGTTCCACCATGGTGTTCATCCTCGTGACGATCACGATCGCAGCCCTCGGCCTCTTCGTGCAGATCGACGTGATGACACAGGGCGGTCCGGTCAACTCCACCACCTCACTCGTGTACCACGCGGTACGCAAGGGCTATCGCGAGCAGGAGACCGGCTACGGCGCCGCCCTCTCCCTCATCTTCTTCGTCGCTGTGCTGCTGATCGCGCTCCTGCAGCGGTACCTGACCCGAGACAAGGACTAGTCATGACCAGCGCATCCACCCCCGCCACGCGGGCACCCGCAGGCCCCACCAGGAGTGAACGGGCCGTGCGGCGGCGGCGTGCCGTGTTCCTCTACGTCGCGCTCGGCGGCATCGCGATCTTCTTCCTCTTCCCGCTGGTCTTCATGTTCGTCTCCAGCTTCAAGCCCGACTCCCAGATCCTCAGGGACGTCTCCTCCGTCGCAGCGTTCCTGCCGGTGGGCGACATCAGCCTCGAGAACTACTCGGGGGTCTTCGAGCGGGTACCGGTGGTGAGGTTCCTGCTGAACTCGGTGTTCGTGACGGTAGCCATCGTCGGGCTGGGACTCATCGTGAACTCCATGGCAGGCTTCGCGCTCTCCCGGATGCGCTGGCGCGGACGGAACCTCGTCTTCAGTGTTGTCATCGCGACCCTGATCGTGCCCTTCGAGACCATCGCCGTGCCGATGGTGTTCTGGGTCTCGAAGTTGCCCACCTTGGTCATGGAGGGCGGGGTCTTGAAGTACGACTTCGGCTGGCTGAACTCCTACCACGTGCAGATCATCCCCTTCATCGCCAACGCGTTCTCGATCTTCTTGTTCGCCCAGTACTTCTCCACCATTCCCAAGTCGCTGGACGAGGCGGCGCGGATCGACGGCGCCGGCTGGTTCACGATCTACCGACGGATCGTGGCGCCCCTCGCGGGTCCCGCCTTCGCCACGGTCGCGATCCTCACCTTCCTACCGGCATGGAACCAGTACCTGTGGCCGCTGATGGTGGTCCAGCAGGAGGAACTGCGCCCCGTGATGGTCGGGATGCAGTACTTCTTCCAACTCAACACTGCCTGGGGAGAGGTCATGGCCTACACCTCACTGATCACGCTGCCGGTGCTCATCGTCTTCCTGTCCTTCCAACGGGCCTTCGTCTCGAGCGTGGCGGCGAGCGGGGTGAAGGGATGAGCTTCGACCTCGCCGACTCCTGGGTGTGGGACTTCTGGTTCGCCGATGACGGCGAGCAGCACCACATGTTCTTCCTCTACGCATCTCGCGCGTTGCACGATCCCGACGCACGCCATCACCGCGCCTCGATCGGGCACGCCGTCTCCGACGACTTGCGGTCCTGGCAGCGCGTGCAGGACGCGCTCGTGCGATCGGACGCGCCGGCTGTGGACGAACTCGCGACCTGGACGGGATCGGTGGTGCGGGCCGATGACGGCGGGTGGCACCTGTTCTACACCGGGGCGCGACTCGAGCCGGATCCCGCGGGCAGGCTGCGCAACGTGCAACGTGTGGCTCGGGCGCGCTCGCGGGACCTGGTCATCTGGCACAAGGACGACGGCGCACTGCTGGATGCCCACAGCCCCGTGGCGCAGAAGGGTGGCCTACGGTACGAGACACTCACGGACGCTGCGTGGCACGACGAGGCCTTCCGTGACCCGTGGGTGATGCGCGATCCGGGCGGCGACGGCTGGCACATGCTCATCACGGCGCGTGGGGTGCCCGCGGGCTCGGCATCGACAGGAGCGGCAGTTGATGCGCGCGACCGGGGAGTCGTGGGTCACGCCACCTCGCCGGACCTGAGCTCGTGGACGCTGCGCTCGCCACTGACCTCGATCGGCTCCGGATTCGGGCAACTCGAGGTCACCCAGGTCGAGGAGATCGAGGGCCGCCCGGTGCTGATCTTCTCCTGTGCCTCACCCGAACTCGCCGGCGCGCGCGAGGGCGAGGAAGGGGGCGTGTGGGCGGCGCCCGCGGAGTCGGCCCTCGGCCCCTTCCGCGTCGCCGAGGCCTATCGCCTGACGGGGATGGAGTTCTACAGCGGCAAGCTCGTGCAGCAACGGGACGGGCAATGGTGTCTGCTGGCGTTCCGCCACGACGGGTCCGACGGCACGTTCGTCGGTGGCGTCAGCGACCCGATGCCGGTCGCCTGGCGCGACGGGAGGCTTGTGCTCACCTGAGCAGCGCTGCCGCGAGGATCCCGCCGCTCGCACGGCCACGTGACACCGCCGGGAGGCCCCGACTGGGGAGCCTCCCGGCGGGTGCGGTGCCGATGGGGGTCGCGGGCGGTCAGTGCCCGAACGGGGCGGGCGCGGCCAGCCCCGCCTCGGCACGCACGCGGGTGGCCAGGGGCTCGATGGAACGCAGCGCGTCCACCAGGTCCGGCACCCGCACCTCGAAGGGCATCGCGTGGATGGTCTCGCCCTCCGCGGTGGCGAGCTCGGCCACCTGACGCAGGCCCGCGACGTCGTCGCCGGCGATCCCGATCTCGGTCAGCGTGTTCGGCAGGCCCACCTTGGTGGTGAACACGATGAAGTCCTCGATCTCGCTGCTCGGGGCGCCCTCGAGCACGAACTGGGTCAGCGTGCCGATGTTGACCTTCTCCCCGTGGGTCAGGCCGTGGGTGGAGGGTGCGGCGGTGAGCCCGTTGTGGATGGCATGCGCCGCCGCGAGACCGCCGGACTCGAAACCGACGCCCGAGAGCAGCGTGTTCGCCTCGATCACCCGCTCCAGGGCGGGGGTGACGATGTTGTGTCGCACGGCGTCGATCGCCGCGAGCGCGTTCTCGTGCAGCATGTCCCAGGAGAGCTTCGCCAGCGCCGTGCCCGAGGTCGTCGGCAGCGCGCCGGCCATCGTGGCCGCCCGCGCCTCGGCCACCAGGCGGGCCTCCTGCCAGGTCGCGAGCGCGTCACCGAGGCCACCCACGAGCATCCGCACCGGGGCGTTGGCCACGATCTGGGAGTCCACCAGCACGAGGTCGGGGTTGTGGGGGAAGAAGCGGTACTCCTCGAAGGCGCCCTCGGCCGTGTAGACCACGGACAGCGCGGAGCACGGGGCATCGGTGGAGGCGACCGTGGGCACCGAGGCCCAGCGGATCCCAGCGATGTGCCCGGCGGCCTTCGCGGCGTCGATCGCCGAGCCGCCGCCGACTCCCACGAGCACGTCGCTCCCGGTGGCGCGGACCCGCTCGGCGATCCGGTCGATCTGCTCGGCGGTGCAGTAGCCCGCGAACGTCATCCTCTCGGTGGGCAGCCCCGCGGCCTGGAAGGAGGAGGTCAGTGCGTCACCGACGAAACCCCACACCACGTCGTCGACCAGCACGAGCGGGCGCTCGCCGATCTGCTTCACGTAGTCGCCGAGGCTGGCGATCGCATCGCGCCCCTGCACGTAGCGGGCCGGAGCGATCAGGGACATCAGGTGGGAGGACATCGTGACTCCTTCGTCGGGGGGCTCCTTTCCTCCCACCGTGCCCCTCGCGCTGCTGCTGACGGGGGGCCGA
Protein-coding regions in this window:
- a CDS encoding carbohydrate ABC transporter permease, which gives rise to MATPAVVLLVLFLIVPVVLAFVLSFTNARLVSPNPPRFVGLDNFIRAFTQDPVFTRSALNTAIFAAVVVPVQAGFALFLAILVNQKIRGVVAFRVIFFIPVVTSIVVVSILWKFMYQDDGLINNAIDTLTFGAWSGTAWLQNPSTALGAIIVLSIWQAVGFHMLIWLSGLQTIPEELYEAARMDGAGTWQQFVNVTWPGLRSTMVFILVTITIAALGLFVQIDVMTQGGPVNSTTSLVYHAVRKGYREQETGYGAALSLIFFVAVLLIALLQRYLTRDKD
- a CDS encoding carbohydrate ABC transporter permease, whose product is MTSASTPATRAPAGPTRSERAVRRRRAVFLYVALGGIAIFFLFPLVFMFVSSFKPDSQILRDVSSVAAFLPVGDISLENYSGVFERVPVVRFLLNSVFVTVAIVGLGLIVNSMAGFALSRMRWRGRNLVFSVVIATLIVPFETIAVPMVFWVSKLPTLVMEGGVLKYDFGWLNSYHVQIIPFIANAFSIFLFAQYFSTIPKSLDEAARIDGAGWFTIYRRIVAPLAGPAFATVAILTFLPAWNQYLWPLMVVQQEELRPVMVGMQYFFQLNTAWGEVMAYTSLITLPVLIVFLSFQRAFVSSVAASGVKG
- a CDS encoding glycoside hydrolase family 68 protein, which produces MSFDLADSWVWDFWFADDGEQHHMFFLYASRALHDPDARHHRASIGHAVSDDLRSWQRVQDALVRSDAPAVDELATWTGSVVRADDGGWHLFYTGARLEPDPAGRLRNVQRVARARSRDLVIWHKDDGALLDAHSPVAQKGGLRYETLTDAAWHDEAFRDPWVMRDPGGDGWHMLITARGVPAGSASTGAAVDARDRGVVGHATSPDLSSWTLRSPLTSIGSGFGQLEVTQVEEIEGRPVLIFSCASPELAGAREGEEGGVWAAPAESALGPFRVAEAYRLTGMEFYSGKLVQQRDGQWCLLAFRHDGSDGTFVGGVSDPMPVAWRDGRLVLT
- a CDS encoding glycerol dehydrogenase: MSSHLMSLIAPARYVQGRDAIASLGDYVKQIGERPLVLVDDVVWGFVGDALTSSFQAAGLPTERMTFAGYCTAEQIDRIAERVRATGSDVLVGVGGGSAIDAAKAAGHIAGIRWASVPTVASTDAPCSALSVVYTAEGAFEEYRFFPHNPDLVLVDSQIVANAPVRMLVGGLGDALATWQEARLVAEARAATMAGALPTTSGTALAKLSWDMLHENALAAIDAVRHNIVTPALERVIEANTLLSGVGFESGGLAAAHAIHNGLTAAPSTHGLTHGEKVNIGTLTQFVLEGAPSSEIEDFIVFTTKVGLPNTLTEIGIAGDDVAGLRQVAELATAEGETIHAMPFEVRVPDLVDALRSIEPLATRVRAEAGLAAPAPFGH